Genomic window (Zingiber officinale cultivar Zhangliang chromosome 2B, Zo_v1.1, whole genome shotgun sequence):
TGATGCTTGCTTAAGGTTTAATGCTTGTGGAGATCAAATGGTCTGCTGTAATTATGGCGATGTCTCAACGAACTGCGAGTTTAATCAAAGTTGATGGGGATTGGCTTCCCTTCCCTTCCAAGGAATCGCGATCGGTGCAGGCAGCGCTGTGGTGACATTTATCAGGGCGACAAGTTAGGTGGATCCCCATCACATCTTCGTATAGCAATTTAGAATTTTTCGACATCATTTCAGTTTAATCTTAATCAAACCTAAATATTGAATTTAGGTGAGATAATAACATTAGAAGCCTGAAGTTAGGATCGGCTAGGCAAGACAAGAATCGCAAGGCATCGAGCTCTTCCTCAATCATGTAGTTTATTAGGTGGTGATTTGCTAGAATGGTTTAATGGTGGGTAGATGATGGTTGACTTTGCTGGTCTCTAATCAATATCACAATCTGTAGCATAAATCTCTGTTATGTCTCATGGTCCACCCGTTGTTCTATTAAAAAGGTGAAATCTTACGTTCCAACGGTCTCACGTAGTCAGTCATACGATTATTTATGTTcagataaattcaaaaattatagttGAAAGGACATTTTTTTAGAATTTGTCAAGACTCAACCTCCTATCCGTTATAATAATTTCTATCTTGCAATAATCAACTCAATCATACTCCGGAGGTCTCATGGTTCATCCGTATGTCtccttaaattttctatcttttgaaATTGTTGTAAACAATTATTAACTATCtttaatattttatctcttttaaaaaattaacttataattctgcGGCAGTTACTCTACGGTAATCTATCTAATTAATagctttaattaatttaattaggtgCATTAATATATCAACAGGCTTTAGTTTTTTTCCGGTCCGTTGGTGCATTTAATTTAGCGCGCACACATAAAAAAAAACccaatattttctattttcttattCCAgaaatttctttagtattttttgCTGTTTTTATGCACACGGAGATGGATCATTTtttaataaaagaatttttattcaaTGACGTCTTAAAGTTAATAAAAGTAAATTTCTACGATTAAACATTGTTAAATATTGTtagcataattaaattataaaatataaacaaaaaaacaacaatatgaaccttcataaacttattaaaatagtaaaatatttataaaaataaataagaggATTAACAttcgaataaaaataaatatttaaaagccCATCTCTAAATATACACGAGCTATGCATTGAATTTATCCGGTAGATAAATTAAGGGAACACCGTCCACGGTCCACCTATAAGATTAATCggaattatataaaaataataaaaaattattaaaataaaaaattatgtatTAGATCAGTTAGAATTTTGTTAATATAAACTCTTTTCATCGCTCTATTTAGTTGTTATTGTTCCGGCGCCTCAGAGATCCAAAAAGCTTGCCCCTTTCTCATCCTCCTCAACTCCATCCAACGACACCGCGCCATGTGCTGCCCGAGCAGGTGCTGCTGTCTCTGCCTCCTCCTCCTGCTGGCGATCATCGTCGTCGGCTTCGTCTTCGGATTCGGCATCTTCTCTCACGGCTTCCACAAGATCAGGGACGCTCTACACCTCGAGGAGCCGCCTACGCCCGGATCCCTCAACCGCCGGCCCTTCCTCGCCGGCGCTGCACCGCCTGCTTTCTGAGAGGCACGCTTTTACTCTTTCCTTGTTTCCCCTCATTCTCTGGATCACTTCGCATGCTTACATTGGACTTCGGAAGGGAAGTCTCGGATTGGTAAATTCTAgggtttctagatttctttcctCGATTTGATGTTCGGTTTGATCTGCGGAATTGGATAGATGGG
Coding sequences:
- the LOC122049362 gene encoding uncharacterized protein LOC122049362, with product MCCPSRCCCLCLLLLLAIIVVGFVFGFGIFSHGFHKIRDALHLEEPPTPGSLNRRPFLAGAAPPAF